A DNA window from Luteolibacter luteus contains the following coding sequences:
- a CDS encoding ABC transporter ATP-binding protein, translated as MNSLLEFHQVSRRFGRSNALKDASFRVPAGSITALLGPNGAGKSTALKIALNLVRPSSGEARVLGADSRKIGPAELARIGYVAEGMELPDWMTVDQFLGWCRPLYPKWDGDLERELRKQFALPGDRKLKHLSRGQRMKAALISALAYRPELLVLDEPFSGLDPLVRDEFITGLLELAGGEGFSVVLSSHDIEEVDRLADHVVMLNHGKVLLDESTESLLARHRRVEVLLPENFGDLPLLPDTWIAPQSSGRVLRFADTAHETARFQEAAERVFPGCPPPDVQPYSLRELFVTLVRAGKADAGA; from the coding sequence ATGAACTCGTTGTTAGAATTCCATCAGGTCAGCCGGCGCTTCGGCCGCTCCAACGCGCTGAAGGACGCGAGCTTCCGCGTACCCGCGGGATCAATCACCGCGCTGCTGGGGCCGAACGGCGCAGGAAAATCCACGGCGCTGAAGATCGCGCTGAACCTAGTGCGTCCTTCCAGCGGCGAAGCGAGGGTGCTGGGCGCGGATTCCCGGAAGATCGGCCCGGCGGAACTCGCACGCATCGGCTACGTGGCGGAAGGCATGGAGCTGCCGGACTGGATGACGGTGGATCAATTTCTCGGGTGGTGCCGCCCGCTCTATCCGAAGTGGGATGGAGATCTGGAGCGGGAACTCCGCAAGCAGTTCGCGCTGCCGGGTGACCGGAAATTGAAGCACCTCTCCCGAGGGCAGCGGATGAAGGCGGCGCTCATTTCCGCGCTGGCCTACCGCCCCGAGCTGCTGGTGCTGGATGAGCCGTTCTCCGGGCTCGATCCGCTGGTGCGGGATGAATTCATCACGGGGCTGCTGGAACTCGCGGGCGGGGAAGGTTTTTCCGTGGTGCTATCTTCGCACGATATCGAGGAAGTGGATCGCCTGGCGGATCATGTGGTGATGCTGAACCACGGGAAGGTCCTGCTGGACGAAAGTACCGAGTCCCTGCTCGCGCGGCACCGCCGGGTGGAGGTACTGCTTCCCGAAAACTTCGGTGATCTGCCCCTGTTACCGGACACGTGGATCGCCCCGCAGTCCTCCGGGCGAGTGCTGCGCTTCGCGGACACCGCCCATGAAACCGCGCGGTTCCAAGAAGCGGCAGAGCGGGTCTTCCCCGGTTGCCCCCCGCCGGATGTGCAGCCTTACAGCCTGAGGGAACTCTTCGTCACGCTGGTGCGTGCGGGGAAAGCGGATGCAGGAGCCTAA
- a CDS encoding GntR family transcriptional regulator translates to MLPFRFHLLDGVPVSDQLVKAVQRAVLTGEMAPGEKFPSVRVLAQELKISPTTAHKAVLELRDAGFLATRPGAGMVVVKPAGSSREQLISQLLPACRDLIRQAGLLGLSAEETQEALRRTLSED, encoded by the coding sequence ATGCTTCCTTTCCGTTTCCATCTCCTCGACGGCGTTCCGGTCTCCGACCAATTGGTCAAGGCGGTACAGCGGGCCGTGCTGACCGGCGAGATGGCTCCGGGGGAGAAATTCCCTTCCGTGCGGGTGCTGGCCCAGGAATTGAAGATTTCCCCGACCACGGCGCACAAGGCGGTGCTCGAGCTTCGCGACGCGGGTTTCCTGGCGACCCGGCCGGGAGCGGGAATGGTGGTGGTGAAGCCAGCCGGATCCTCACGGGAGCAATTGATTTCCCAACTCCTCCCCGCCTGCCGCGACCTTATCCGCCAAGCGGGCCTGCTGGGCTTGAGCGCGGAGGAAACCCAGGAAGCGCTGCGGCGAACCCTTTCCGAAGACTGA
- a CDS encoding exodeoxyribonuclease III, whose amino-acid sequence MKLISWNVNGIRSALGKGLPEFMTSEHPEILCLQETKAREEQVALPLEFGGYRSYWNSADKPGYSGVVVFTRDEPLSVRRGMGIDHHDKEGRVLTLEYPDFHLVNVYTPNAQDELRRLPYRMEWDEAFRLYLGGLAKTGKPVIFCGDLNVAHQEIDIARPKDNRKSAGFSDEERAGFGMLLESGFHDTFRHFYPDKKDAYSWWSMRGGARARNVGWRIDYFGVSPNGIGGVKSAEILPHITGSDHCPVTLTLG is encoded by the coding sequence ATGAAGCTCATCTCTTGGAACGTAAATGGCATCCGCTCGGCACTCGGCAAAGGCCTGCCGGAGTTCATGACTTCCGAGCACCCGGAAATCCTGTGCCTGCAGGAAACCAAGGCACGGGAAGAGCAAGTGGCCCTGCCGCTGGAGTTCGGCGGCTATCGCTCTTACTGGAATTCCGCGGACAAACCGGGCTATTCCGGAGTGGTCGTTTTCACGCGCGACGAGCCGCTGAGCGTGCGCAGGGGCATGGGGATCGATCATCACGACAAGGAAGGGCGCGTGCTAACACTGGAGTATCCGGACTTCCATCTGGTGAACGTTTACACGCCGAATGCCCAGGATGAGCTACGGCGCCTGCCTTACCGCATGGAGTGGGATGAGGCATTCCGACTTTACCTCGGAGGCTTGGCGAAGACCGGGAAGCCGGTGATTTTCTGTGGGGATCTCAATGTGGCGCACCAGGAAATCGACATCGCGCGACCGAAGGACAACCGGAAGAGCGCGGGCTTCAGCGACGAGGAGCGAGCAGGCTTCGGAATGCTGTTAGAGAGCGGCTTCCACGATACCTTCCGCCACTTTTACCCGGACAAGAAGGATGCCTACTCCTGGTGGAGCATGCGTGGCGGGGCCCGCGCGCGAAACGTGGGCTGGCGGATCGACTATTTCGGCGTGAGCCCGAACGGGATCGGCGGCGTAAAGAGCGCGGAAATCCTGCCCCATATCACGGGGTCGGACCATTGTCCGGTGACGCTGACCCTCGGGTGA
- the rpsI gene encoding 30S ribosomal protein S9: MSEAKNLSATGRRKNAVARVRMTEGSGQIVINGRSFEEYLPTLPLQNTVLAPFQHANLLNKFDVVVSASGGGVHGQAGAIRLAVARALTIFDAELRKVIKPHGLLRRDPRMKERKKPGRPGARKRFQFSKR, from the coding sequence ATGAGCGAAGCCAAGAATCTCAGCGCGACCGGCCGCCGCAAAAATGCCGTCGCCCGCGTCCGCATGACCGAAGGCAGCGGACAGATCGTCATCAATGGTCGTTCCTTTGAGGAATACCTCCCGACGCTGCCCCTCCAGAACACCGTTCTGGCTCCCTTCCAGCACGCCAATCTGCTGAACAAGTTCGACGTGGTCGTTTCCGCTTCCGGCGGTGGCGTTCACGGCCAGGCCGGTGCGATCCGCCTCGCCGTGGCCCGTGCACTCACGATCTTCGACGCCGAGCTCCGCAAGGTCATCAAGCCGCACGGCTTGCTTCGCCGCGACCCGCGCATGAAGGAACGCAAGAAGCCCGGTCGCCCCGGTGCCCGCAAGCGCTTCCAGTTCTCCAAGCGCTAA
- the rplM gene encoding 50S ribosomal protein L13 produces MKTFSAKPTDIERNWYVIDAKDKVLGQVAVEAARLLRGKHKPIFTPHIDTGDFVVVINADKVVLTGTKEHDKIYTRFTGYVGGKKVETPRMVRKRRPVLLVENAVWGMIPKNRLGRAQYGKLKVYAGESHPHEAQQPQAYEIA; encoded by the coding sequence ATGAAGACGTTTTCCGCCAAGCCGACCGACATCGAGCGCAATTGGTACGTGATCGACGCCAAGGACAAGGTCCTGGGTCAAGTCGCGGTCGAAGCTGCGCGCCTGCTCCGCGGCAAGCACAAGCCCATTTTCACCCCGCATATCGACACCGGCGATTTCGTCGTGGTGATCAACGCGGACAAGGTCGTCCTTACCGGCACGAAGGAGCACGACAAGATTTACACCCGTTTCACCGGCTACGTCGGCGGCAAGAAGGTGGAAACCCCACGCATGGTCCGCAAGCGCCGCCCGGTGCTGCTGGTCGAGAACGCCGTCTGGGGCATGATCCCCAAGAACCGTCTCGGTCGCGCCCAATACGGCAAGCTGAAGGTCTACGCCGGTGAGTCCCACCCGCACGAAGCCCAACAGCCTCAGGCCTACGAAATCGCCTGA
- a CDS encoding RNA polymerase sigma factor, producing the protein MSPQPGNSYFPTTRWTRVLHMLAKDDEVVRREALAQLCQDYWYPLYAFARRQGRSQEDAEDLAQGFFIHALEHEVFSLADRNLGTLRTFLLKIFQRYASDVRDRERAQKRGGGREHLPLTFEDGEELYSRNLSSDETPELLYDRAWAQSLLRITLASLEEGERSAGRGDQFEALRSFLSPDSVADRDYEAAGKACGLSAEAARQAVSRLRKKFRVCLREQIAATLHEPDDARIDEELGALKVALRG; encoded by the coding sequence ATGTCGCCTCAACCCGGTAACTCCTACTTTCCGACCACGCGTTGGACGAGAGTGCTGCACATGCTTGCCAAGGACGATGAGGTTGTCCGCAGGGAGGCACTCGCCCAGTTGTGCCAGGATTACTGGTATCCGCTTTATGCTTTCGCACGGAGGCAAGGCCGCAGCCAGGAAGATGCCGAAGATCTTGCGCAGGGTTTCTTCATCCATGCGTTGGAGCATGAGGTCTTCAGTTTGGCGGATCGCAATCTGGGGACCTTGCGGACTTTTCTCCTCAAGATCTTCCAGCGTTACGCCAGCGATGTCCGGGACCGTGAACGGGCCCAGAAGCGTGGCGGGGGGCGCGAGCACCTGCCACTTACCTTTGAGGATGGCGAGGAACTCTACTCACGAAATCTGAGCAGCGATGAAACACCGGAGCTGCTCTACGATCGCGCTTGGGCGCAGTCACTCCTGCGCATAACGCTTGCTTCTTTGGAGGAAGGCGAACGTAGCGCGGGACGCGGTGATCAGTTCGAAGCTCTCCGTTCCTTTCTCTCTCCGGACTCGGTTGCAGATCGTGACTACGAGGCTGCCGGAAAGGCCTGCGGGCTCAGCGCGGAGGCGGCACGACAAGCTGTCAGCCGTCTCCGGAAGAAGTTCCGCGTTTGCCTCCGCGAACAGATTGCGGCCACCTTGCACGAGCCGGACGACGCCCGCATCGATGAAGAACTCGGTGCGCTCAAGGTAGCCTTGCGTGGATAG
- a CDS encoding serine/threonine-protein kinase, with amino-acid sequence MPQDQSSGRWHPETREEELALLGLGFGVPEEDENEDEPAEHVLEEPGEWVGRYRLISLLGSGGFGNVWLAEQTEPIRRKVALKLIKPGMDSREIIARFGAERQALALMDHPHIARVLDAGTTKTGRPYFVLELIRGEPIVTRCDELKLGLRQRVELLIEVCQAVQHAHQKAILHRDLKPSNILLAEQDGKIVPKVIDFGIAKALGADADDMFRSSLLLTRAGVVAGTPDYMSPEQAGSTPDVDTRSDIYALGVILYQLLTGTTPLASHGQRLAVDEMFRVIREQEPLRPSLCVGKAPDNVADLVAGQRRTDAARLVRSLRGDLDWITMKALEKDRQRRYETANALASDLQAYLEQKPVTAAAPTWTYRCGKFARRNGPALVAGFLILLALVLGTVISISQARRAEAHRKEAEENLKDADEAVETFLSAATAYKELGDPKFEGLKIHLLQRATSFYEKASARKGNAPEIRSHRAWALGRLGILYNEIGERKKAIAAIHAAEEIDRGLVADFPDEVHYAHSAAMRAHNLSVILRSVGESEAAVAMTDRAVGIMEELYRKDPKGRDVRRNLALALHSLANSQQERGHLEEASASFQRAVKVQEEAQAESGELREMLQLAFLKARTAGFLDEQEDRGKADNMYREARKIYRELVRKNPDEKDLRTSLAHLEVKHGKLLCRMENLEEGVPALQRGADAFGVLALDFPREHIYLNHEGVSRLELANALRKLKRNAEASAAFDQAIKCFDKFSVDSSNGSHRDSYIAALTENSSLKEEANQMADAEKLLARALELRGKDFEREPDKWRSHLKGQLERLFEIQLKLGDYQAAYSSTWQVARLAPEQWENWEWAASAFVRSLKAFGGDRTTSSVGEAYKKESVRMLRQAVANGYEGIGSFCKTRDIPVLGERADFQALLREKPGRFSDLGDVESVLERMPAGFTFNYPFPPDPGKRKWVRKGTTWTETHPDGGSKGYSVSRSLMVDGVSGTELRDRDGMTLFVPFRGGDPMDLLMKRPNGTWFKLGGILEVE; translated from the coding sequence ATGCCTCAGGATCAAAGCAGCGGTCGATGGCATCCCGAGACCCGGGAGGAAGAGCTCGCTTTGCTTGGTCTCGGCTTCGGCGTGCCGGAGGAAGATGAAAATGAGGACGAGCCGGCGGAGCATGTCCTCGAAGAGCCCGGCGAATGGGTCGGTCGCTACCGCCTGATCTCCCTGCTCGGGAGTGGTGGCTTCGGAAACGTCTGGCTGGCAGAACAGACGGAGCCGATTCGGCGGAAGGTAGCTCTGAAGCTTATCAAGCCCGGGATGGATAGCCGGGAGATCATCGCTCGATTCGGCGCGGAACGTCAGGCACTGGCCCTGATGGATCATCCCCATATCGCCCGGGTGCTTGATGCGGGGACGACCAAAACCGGGCGGCCCTACTTCGTGCTCGAATTGATCCGCGGTGAACCGATCGTCACGCGTTGTGATGAGCTGAAGCTCGGGCTCCGGCAGAGGGTCGAACTCCTGATCGAAGTTTGCCAAGCGGTCCAACACGCCCACCAGAAAGCGATCCTGCATCGTGACCTGAAGCCATCGAACATTCTCCTCGCAGAACAAGACGGCAAGATTGTGCCGAAGGTGATCGACTTCGGCATTGCCAAGGCACTCGGCGCGGATGCCGATGACATGTTTCGCTCCAGCCTGCTTCTTACCCGGGCCGGCGTTGTTGCCGGGACACCGGATTACATGAGCCCAGAGCAAGCGGGTAGCACGCCGGACGTGGATACCCGCAGCGATATTTATGCGTTGGGCGTCATCCTTTATCAGCTCCTGACGGGCACCACGCCGCTGGCATCACATGGGCAGCGTCTGGCCGTCGATGAGATGTTCCGCGTGATCCGGGAGCAGGAGCCGCTGCGGCCGAGCCTGTGTGTCGGCAAGGCTCCGGACAATGTCGCGGATTTAGTCGCAGGACAGCGGAGAACCGATGCCGCGCGGCTTGTTCGATCGCTTCGTGGTGACCTCGATTGGATCACGATGAAGGCGCTCGAGAAAGATCGCCAGCGCCGCTATGAGACGGCAAACGCGCTGGCCTCGGATCTCCAAGCCTACCTTGAGCAAAAGCCCGTCACGGCTGCGGCCCCCACGTGGACCTATCGCTGCGGGAAATTTGCCCGCAGGAATGGGCCCGCTTTGGTCGCGGGCTTTCTCATCCTTCTCGCCTTGGTCTTGGGCACGGTCATCAGCATTTCACAAGCCCGGCGGGCGGAAGCTCATCGCAAGGAAGCCGAGGAGAATCTCAAGGATGCCGACGAGGCGGTGGAGACCTTCCTGAGTGCAGCGACGGCCTACAAGGAGCTCGGCGACCCCAAGTTTGAGGGTTTAAAGATCCACTTGCTGCAAAGGGCGACCTCCTTCTATGAAAAAGCGAGTGCTCGGAAAGGGAATGCTCCTGAGATCCGTTCCCATCGCGCATGGGCCCTGGGCAGGCTTGGCATCCTGTATAATGAGATCGGAGAACGGAAGAAGGCCATCGCTGCGATCCACGCCGCAGAGGAAATAGATCGTGGCCTGGTGGCGGATTTTCCGGATGAAGTTCATTATGCTCATTCGGCTGCGATGCGGGCCCATAACCTGTCCGTGATCCTGAGAAGCGTTGGCGAAAGTGAAGCTGCGGTCGCGATGACGGATCGGGCAGTGGGGATCATGGAAGAGCTCTACAGGAAGGATCCGAAGGGCCGGGATGTCCGTCGTAATCTGGCTTTGGCTCTTCATTCTTTGGCAAATTCCCAGCAGGAACGGGGACATCTTGAAGAAGCCTCGGCCTCGTTTCAGCGGGCTGTGAAGGTTCAGGAGGAGGCTCAGGCTGAGAGCGGTGAACTTCGCGAGATGCTGCAGCTCGCATTTTTGAAAGCCCGGACCGCGGGGTTCCTCGATGAACAGGAAGATCGCGGCAAGGCGGACAACATGTATCGCGAGGCGCGGAAGATTTATCGGGAGCTGGTCCGGAAGAACCCCGATGAAAAAGATCTCAGGACCTCTCTCGCCCATCTGGAGGTGAAGCATGGCAAGCTCCTTTGCCGGATGGAGAATTTGGAGGAAGGGGTGCCCGCCCTGCAGAGAGGTGCGGATGCCTTCGGTGTCCTTGCCTTGGATTTTCCCCGGGAACACATCTATCTCAATCACGAGGGGGTGTCCCGTTTGGAGTTGGCAAACGCCCTCCGGAAATTAAAGAGGAATGCCGAGGCTTCGGCCGCATTCGATCAGGCAATCAAATGCTTCGACAAATTTTCGGTGGATTCTTCCAACGGCTCGCACCGTGATTCCTACATCGCGGCTCTAACGGAAAATTCCTCTCTGAAAGAAGAGGCGAATCAGATGGCTGATGCCGAGAAGCTTCTGGCCCGCGCTTTGGAACTCCGGGGCAAGGATTTCGAACGTGAGCCCGACAAGTGGCGGAGTCACTTGAAAGGGCAGCTTGAACGGCTTTTTGAAATCCAACTGAAGCTTGGGGACTACCAGGCGGCCTATTCTTCCACTTGGCAGGTCGCGCGGCTCGCGCCCGAACAGTGGGAAAATTGGGAATGGGCCGCGTCCGCCTTTGTTCGGTCCCTCAAGGCTTTCGGTGGTGATCGTACCACGAGTTCCGTCGGCGAAGCCTATAAGAAGGAGTCCGTAAGAATGCTCAGGCAAGCGGTGGCGAACGGCTACGAGGGGATCGGAAGTTTTTGCAAGACGAGGGACATCCCGGTCTTGGGAGAGCGGGCCGACTTCCAGGCCCTGCTTCGTGAAAAACCGGGGCGATTCAGTGATCTTGGGGATGTGGAAAGTGTGCTCGAACGAATGCCCGCGGGTTTCACCTTCAACTATCCTTTCCCGCCGGACCCCGGAAAGAGAAAGTGGGTAAGGAAAGGCACGACTTGGACTGAGACTCATCCTGATGGCGGCAGCAAGGGATATTCAGTCTCCCGCAGTCTCATGGTCGATGGGGTTTCCGGGACCGAGTTGAGGGATAGGGATGGCATGACCCTTTTTGTTCCCTTTCGCGGAGGTGATCCCATGGACCTTCTGATGAAGCGTCCCAATGGTACCTGGTTCAAGCTCGGTGGCATTCTGGAGGTGGAGTGA